A DNA window from Cryptosporangium phraense contains the following coding sequences:
- a CDS encoding APC family permease, translating into MTSFALSAVAPLTVSAGVVPTAIATTGLVGLAVMFPAVAAVLAVFAVGYVAMVQRIPNGGAFYALITHGLGREAGVAAAFTAWFGYSCFAIPLLGAIGAGTGRLTQQWAGISAPWWVWALAAAALAGVLGLLRLKSVTTVLGVLLIAECLVTLIYAVVFLVHPAEGQGSAALATLSPAKLIAPGMGAAIAIAVLSYVGFENPAAYSENVRDPRSVWRAIVVSLFTAAGIYLLVAFALVVTVGPDKIVAVSAESGVDTVFSLAALHVPTFLVDAGLLLLITSMFAAHVSFRSICDRYQFSMAREGVMPAAFARVSTRTGAPVTASLTTTALGVAVIALCALTRADPELTLFYRGVGLGGFVILTLLLGTSIAIPAYFSRHPDQAAQVTRWQATTAPCLALFGLGYMTVEVLGNFDVVVVVPGDSPLRWILPATVLIPIVLGALWARILRARRPAVYQAIGLGADAVTARTPTDPTKETV; encoded by the coding sequence GTGACCTCCTTCGCCCTCTCGGCGGTCGCGCCGCTGACGGTGTCGGCCGGCGTGGTGCCCACCGCGATCGCGACCACCGGGCTGGTCGGTCTGGCGGTGATGTTCCCCGCGGTGGCTGCCGTGCTGGCGGTCTTCGCCGTCGGCTACGTCGCGATGGTGCAGCGCATTCCGAACGGTGGCGCGTTCTACGCCCTGATCACCCACGGGCTGGGGCGCGAAGCCGGTGTCGCCGCAGCGTTCACCGCCTGGTTCGGCTACAGCTGCTTCGCGATCCCCCTACTCGGCGCGATCGGCGCCGGCACCGGGCGCCTGACCCAGCAGTGGGCCGGTATCTCCGCGCCGTGGTGGGTATGGGCGCTGGCCGCCGCGGCGCTCGCCGGGGTGCTCGGCCTGCTGCGACTCAAGAGCGTCACCACAGTCCTCGGGGTGCTGCTGATCGCCGAATGCCTCGTCACCCTGATCTACGCCGTGGTGTTCCTCGTCCACCCGGCCGAGGGACAAGGCAGCGCGGCGCTGGCCACGCTGTCGCCGGCCAAGCTGATCGCCCCCGGCATGGGTGCCGCGATCGCGATCGCCGTCCTGAGTTACGTCGGGTTCGAGAACCCCGCCGCTTACTCCGAGAACGTCAGAGACCCGCGTTCGGTCTGGCGCGCGATCGTGGTCTCTCTGTTCACCGCGGCAGGCATCTACCTGCTCGTCGCCTTCGCCCTCGTCGTCACCGTCGGCCCCGACAAGATCGTCGCGGTCAGCGCCGAGAGCGGCGTCGACACCGTGTTCAGCCTCGCCGCGCTGCACGTGCCGACATTCTTGGTCGACGCCGGGCTTCTGCTGCTGATCACCTCGATGTTCGCCGCACACGTGTCCTTCCGGTCGATCTGCGACCGGTACCAGTTCAGCATGGCTCGCGAGGGCGTCATGCCGGCCGCGTTCGCCCGCGTCAGCACCCGCACCGGCGCCCCGGTCACCGCGTCCCTCACGACGACCGCGCTCGGCGTCGCGGTGATCGCCCTCTGCGCACTCACCCGCGCCGACCCCGAGCTGACGCTCTTCTACCGCGGGGTCGGACTCGGCGGCTTCGTCATCCTGACCCTGTTGCTGGGCACCTCGATCGCGATTCCCGCCTATTTCTCCCGGCACCCCGACCAGGCCGCGCAGGTCACCCGCTGGCAGGCAACGACCGCTCCCTGCCTGGCCCTCTTCGGCCTCGGCTACATGACCGTCGAAGTGCTCGGCAACTTCGACGTCGTGGTCGTCGTCCCCGGCGACTCGCCGCTGCGCTGGATCCTCCCGGCCACCGTCCTGATCCCCATAGTCCTCGGCGCCCTCTGGGCCCGGATCCTGCGCGCCCGCCGCCCGGCCGTCTACCAGGCCATCGGCCTCGGCGCCGACGCCGTCACCGCCCGCACCCCCACCGACCCCACAAAGGAGACAGTGTGA
- a CDS encoding GGDEF domain-containing protein, giving the protein MTTLGPAADPLLTAALAATLLLLLLALVVAYRRGHRNAAAQLQHELDALRRQTLTDPLTGIPNRRAGERLLNQAAETGADLWVAIVDLDDFKPVNDIHGHAAGDHLLQTVATILFTVAADITAEVTTDAPPASQAGQAARVGGDEFALYVPATADPDLVADRIDAAITAQTHRQRGLPPVRLSIGWASTRRVPIDQVVRAADAALACAKHAPRRGSAVRSARHHSARQESPNTVSVVTASEAHR; this is encoded by the coding sequence GTGACCACACTCGGCCCAGCGGCCGATCCGCTGCTGACAGCGGCGCTCGCCGCCACCCTCCTCCTTCTTCTTCTCGCGCTTGTCGTGGCCTACCGCCGCGGCCACCGCAACGCCGCGGCGCAACTGCAACACGAGCTCGACGCGTTGCGCCGACAGACACTGACCGACCCGCTCACCGGAATCCCCAACCGCAGGGCCGGCGAGCGGCTCCTGAACCAAGCGGCCGAAACCGGTGCTGACCTCTGGGTGGCAATCGTCGACCTCGACGACTTCAAACCCGTCAACGACATCCACGGGCACGCCGCCGGCGACCACCTTCTGCAGACAGTGGCCACCATCCTGTTCACCGTCGCCGCAGACATCACCGCTGAGGTGACCACCGACGCACCCCCCGCCAGCCAGGCCGGCCAGGCCGCCCGCGTCGGAGGCGACGAATTCGCGCTCTACGTCCCGGCGACCGCCGACCCCGACCTCGTCGCCGATCGCATCGACGCCGCCATCACCGCACAGACGCACCGGCAGCGCGGCCTGCCGCCGGTGCGGCTCAGTATTGGCTGGGCCAGCACCCGGCGGGTGCCGATTGACCAGGTGGTTCGGGCCGCCGACGCCGCCCTGGCATGCGCCAAGCACGCGCCCCGGCGAGGGTCAGCCGTACGCAGCGCCCGTCATCACAGTGCCCGGCAGGAATCGCCTAACACTGTCTCTGTTGTCACCGCCTCGGAGGCCCACCGATGA
- a CDS encoding PolC-type DNA polymerase III, with the protein MPRRLHGYRSADGWGILPPCQNSSSHLTNDEDDMGGLTEDPAFLARTFVVIDFEATTPTGRPAQPIEVAALALRYEQGAWQPVGRSTSLIRPPTFAGLTPADTAQTGITAEQLAHAPSPAEALGALDRRFTGSGRYLLVAQHAATEAGIIYNQREHCPALARVDLLDTIPLAKHVVPGLPTYQLDMLLAHYSITRPPDRHRAYADVDVTAQVFFRLVEAADEDGSITDLAGLVKIAGRTAKCNVPVQAELFDVDARTD; encoded by the coding sequence GTGCCTCGCCGCCTGCACGGATATCGCAGCGCCGACGGCTGGGGCATCCTTCCCCCATGCCAGAACAGCAGCAGCCACCTCACGAATGACGAGGACGACATGGGCGGATTGACAGAAGATCCCGCGTTCCTCGCGAGAACGTTCGTGGTCATCGACTTCGAGGCGACAACGCCCACCGGTCGCCCGGCGCAACCTATCGAGGTCGCAGCTCTCGCTCTCCGATACGAGCAAGGCGCGTGGCAGCCGGTCGGCCGCAGCACCTCCTTGATCCGACCGCCCACGTTCGCCGGCCTCACACCCGCCGACACTGCCCAGACCGGCATCACCGCCGAGCAGCTAGCCCATGCGCCCAGCCCTGCCGAGGCGCTCGGGGCACTGGATCGGCGATTCACCGGCAGCGGCCGGTATTTGCTGGTCGCTCAACACGCCGCGACCGAGGCGGGCATCATCTACAACCAGCGCGAGCACTGCCCGGCACTGGCCCGGGTGGATCTGCTCGACACGATCCCGCTCGCCAAACACGTCGTGCCCGGCCTGCCGACCTACCAGCTCGACATGCTGCTGGCGCACTACTCCATCACGCGGCCGCCGGATCGCCACCGCGCCTACGCCGACGTCGATGTCACCGCCCAAGTGTTCTTCCGGCTCGTCGAAGCCGCGGACGAGGACGGTTCGATCACTGACCTCGCGGGGCTGGTGAAGATCGCCGGCCGCACCGCCAAGTGCAATGTCCCCGTCCAAGCCGAATTGTTCGACGTCGATGCTCGGACGGACTGA
- a CDS encoding GOLPH3/VPS74 family protein — MPAQSNDQLYLADDLWLIAHDRPGHKSWLSERALSVGLAGALLAELVLAERLTVKAGRLKVTSRTPTPDSLMHDVMAAVLSEPDGQDVRTWLEALAGRGSEEVPLRTAVPARLVRAGVLQREEHRGCCEPRCTIYRRTAGRAGRVSGYAARPATRPLSRCRTSC; from the coding sequence ATGCCGGCGCAGTCGAACGATCAGCTGTATCTGGCCGACGACCTGTGGCTGATCGCCCACGACCGGCCCGGCCACAAGTCCTGGTTATCCGAGCGGGCCCTGAGCGTCGGGCTGGCCGGCGCACTGCTGGCCGAACTCGTGCTGGCCGAACGCCTCACCGTGAAGGCCGGCCGGCTGAAGGTCACCAGCCGCACTCCGACACCGGACTCCCTGATGCACGACGTGATGGCCGCAGTGCTGTCTGAGCCGGACGGGCAGGACGTCCGGACCTGGCTGGAGGCTCTGGCCGGCCGCGGCTCGGAGGAAGTACCGCTGCGCACCGCGGTGCCCGCCCGCCTCGTCCGCGCCGGGGTGCTCCAGCGGGAAGAGCACCGGGGCTGCTGCGAACCACGGTGCACTATCTACCGGCGGACGGCCGGGCGGGCTGGCCGGGTGTCCGGTTACGCAGCCAGGCCCGCGACAAGACCCCTATCCCGCTGCCGGACCTCATGCTGA
- a CDS encoding 3'-5' exonuclease, with translation MEYLPWHAEPLAAVDLEGTGAQDGTSEAILEIAAIPFGGPAPNLAAAFSTLVNPDRSVPRRPWISPGLTDTTLAAAPRWSSTAGVVAGMLDGRWIVGHNVGVD, from the coding sequence GTGGAGTACCTGCCCTGGCATGCCGAACCGCTGGCCGCCGTCGATCTCGAGGGGACCGGAGCCCAGGACGGGACGAGCGAGGCGATCTTGGAGATCGCCGCCATTCCCTTTGGCGGTCCGGCGCCGAACCTGGCCGCGGCCTTCAGCACCTTGGTCAACCCGGATCGGTCGGTGCCCCGACGTCCCTGGATCTCGCCAGGGCTCACCGATACCACGCTGGCGGCCGCGCCCCGCTGGAGCTCGACCGCCGGCGTCGTTGCCGGCATGCTCGACGGCCGATGGATCGTCGGGCACAACGTCGGCGTCGACTAG
- a CDS encoding GNAT family N-acetyltransferase, translating to MIASSTTSTRDNNGTPVDGTPVDGAPSNGSPSNGSPDSASPADAPTIYRAGPAHYGDLRQLGALISDAFLGLSAVRWLTKDDRPNAPHVFARWSELHIADALQRGHVDLLTSNDSEDDPEPLAAAVWFTNPHAEPPRDYDQQLLRAVGRRSIDRFRTLDTVMADAHPGGQHHHHLLLIAVRPGLQGGGYGSALLAHHHRLLDDAGTPAYLEAASADSARLYLRHGYTHIGEPLTLPGNDSPGLWPMWREPKTLPTAS from the coding sequence GTGATCGCCTCGAGCACCACCTCGACCCGAGACAACAACGGCACCCCCGTCGACGGCACCCCTGTCGATGGCGCTCCCAGTAACGGCAGTCCGAGTAACGGCAGCCCGGACAGCGCCAGTCCCGCCGATGCTCCCACGATCTACCGCGCCGGCCCGGCACACTACGGTGACCTCCGCCAGCTCGGTGCCTTGATCTCTGACGCGTTCCTCGGCCTGTCCGCGGTTCGCTGGCTCACCAAAGACGACCGGCCCAACGCACCGCACGTGTTCGCCCGCTGGTCTGAGCTTCACATCGCCGACGCCCTCCAGCGCGGACACGTCGACCTCCTCACCAGCAACGACAGCGAGGACGATCCGGAGCCCCTGGCCGCAGCGGTCTGGTTCACCAATCCGCACGCCGAGCCGCCACGCGACTACGACCAGCAGCTCTTGCGTGCCGTCGGCCGCCGCAGCATCGACCGGTTCCGCACCCTGGACACCGTCATGGCCGACGCACACCCCGGCGGCCAGCACCACCACCATCTGCTGCTGATCGCGGTGCGCCCCGGCCTCCAAGGCGGCGGCTACGGCTCCGCGCTGCTCGCCCACCACCACCGACTCCTCGATGACGCCGGCACCCCGGCCTACCTGGAGGCCGCCTCCGCCGACAGCGCACGCCTCTACCTGCGCCACGGCTACACCCACATCGGCGAGCCACTCACTTTGCCCGGCAACGACAGCCCGGGCCTGTGGCCGATGTGGCGCGAACCGAAAACGCTGCCGACCGCGTCCTGA
- a CDS encoding GPP34 family phosphoprotein — MTGNEQTTTSGTGGGEPRTRLDRMPSASSRTESPTVITGVGVTGDTTSNDAATRTPTRAARIADDVYLSVHDFDADRSRLRLPILEVVVTGGLLAELVLAGKATVGGGRLMITDAHPSADPLIHRTLAAILSAASDERDLAFWLDVLGPQSVGWIAARLVRTGVLVPTSVRRRLSDVGLGHAPARHGAGSSPAARLAQTIAEGTDLDEHERCLAALLYAAGLTALIATGADDSRGAALIEREIGLLPDALGVITREVRTAVTGSAGV, encoded by the coding sequence ATGACCGGCAACGAGCAGACCACCACGTCGGGCACTGGCGGTGGAGAACCTCGCACCCGGCTCGACCGGATGCCCTCTGCCTCGAGCCGGACGGAAAGCCCCACCGTGATCACCGGCGTCGGCGTCACGGGCGACACAACATCCAACGACGCCGCCACTCGGACGCCGACCCGGGCAGCACGAATCGCCGATGACGTCTACCTGAGCGTCCATGACTTCGACGCAGACCGCTCTCGCCTTCGCCTGCCGATCCTTGAGGTGGTCGTGACCGGCGGCCTGCTCGCCGAACTCGTCTTGGCCGGAAAGGCGACGGTCGGCGGCGGACGCCTGATGATTACCGATGCGCACCCTTCCGCTGATCCGCTGATCCACCGCACGCTCGCCGCGATCCTGTCCGCGGCGTCCGACGAACGAGACCTTGCCTTCTGGCTGGACGTCCTCGGCCCGCAATCGGTCGGCTGGATCGCCGCCCGCCTGGTCCGTACGGGCGTCCTCGTGCCGACCTCCGTGCGTCGCAGGCTCTCGGATGTCGGCTTGGGACATGCCCCCGCGCGCCACGGCGCCGGCAGCTCGCCTGCCGCTCGTCTCGCGCAGACGATCGCCGAAGGCACAGACTTGGACGAACACGAGCGGTGTCTAGCCGCACTCCTGTACGCCGCAGGCCTCACTGCACTCATAGCTACCGGAGCTGACGACAGTCGAGGTGCCGCCCTCATTGAGCGCGAGATCGGCTTGCTACCTGATGCGTTAGGCGTGATCACGCGGGAAGTCAGGACGGCGGTCACCGGGTCGGCAGGCGTGTGA
- a CDS encoding DsbA family protein, whose product MIMGEADRVEVPFWFDPLCPWAWITSRWLLEVEQVRPVRADWRIMSLAYLNLVQREGKGLGEDYLELMKKAWGPVRVCAAAAEHAGPSVLGPLYTAIGTRLHNQRRRDDSTVITEALAAADLPVSLATAAASTGLDELIIASHHKAFDDVGLDVGTPILRVSDTTLFGPVITPAPRGEAAGRLWDGLVAVAATDGFFELKRTRSRKPSFD is encoded by the coding sequence ATGATCATGGGCGAAGCCGACCGTGTCGAAGTTCCGTTCTGGTTCGATCCGCTGTGCCCCTGGGCGTGGATTACCTCCCGGTGGCTGCTCGAAGTCGAGCAGGTTCGGCCAGTACGCGCCGACTGGCGGATCATGTCGCTGGCCTACCTCAACCTCGTCCAACGCGAGGGCAAAGGACTCGGCGAGGACTACCTCGAGCTGATGAAAAAGGCCTGGGGTCCCGTCCGAGTCTGCGCAGCAGCCGCCGAACACGCCGGCCCGAGTGTTCTCGGGCCGCTCTACACCGCGATCGGCACCCGGCTCCACAACCAACGACGGCGCGATGATTCCACCGTCATCACCGAAGCCCTCGCCGCGGCGGACCTGCCGGTCTCGTTGGCCACCGCCGCCGCCAGCACGGGGCTCGACGAATTGATTATCGCCTCGCACCACAAGGCGTTCGACGACGTCGGCCTCGATGTCGGGACCCCGATCCTGCGCGTCAGCGACACCACGCTCTTCGGCCCTGTAATCACGCCGGCACCGCGGGGAGAAGCCGCCGGACGACTCTGGGACGGCCTCGTCGCGGTGGCCGCCACGGACGGCTTCTTCGAGCTGAAACGGACCCGGAGCCGCAAGCCGTCCTTCGACTGA
- a CDS encoding SAM-dependent methyltransferase: MTPRVSREDYADIDKTTARGEEIDTSVAHPARRYDYWLGGKDNFAVDRASGEAVAREFPTISTAARANRAFLGRAVTYLASQAGVRQFLDIGTGLPTANNTHEVAQAVAPDARIAYVDNDPMVMVHARALLTSTPQGRTGYFQADLRDPDAILSNPGLREVLDLDQPVALLLVAILHFIADSDDPIGLVRHYLDALPAGSYLVVSHATGDHMDPDQADKITDALTRGGGSFQLRSHDDVARFFTGLELVPPGLVSVVEWHPAADAPEGQLTVKEVSMWAGIARHS; the protein is encoded by the coding sequence GTGACCCCCCGCGTCAGCCGCGAAGACTACGCGGACATCGATAAGACGACCGCGCGCGGCGAAGAGATCGATACTTCCGTAGCGCACCCGGCTCGGCGGTACGACTACTGGCTGGGCGGCAAGGACAACTTCGCCGTCGACCGGGCGTCCGGCGAGGCCGTCGCCCGGGAATTCCCGACCATCAGTACGGCTGCTCGGGCGAACCGCGCGTTCCTCGGCCGCGCAGTCACCTACCTGGCATCGCAGGCCGGGGTCCGCCAGTTCCTCGATATCGGCACCGGCCTGCCGACCGCGAACAACACCCACGAAGTCGCCCAAGCCGTTGCGCCTGACGCCCGGATTGCCTATGTCGACAACGACCCCATGGTTATGGTCCATGCCCGGGCCCTGCTGACCAGCACCCCGCAAGGCCGCACCGGCTACTTCCAGGCTGACCTCCGCGATCCCGACGCCATCCTGAGCAACCCGGGCTTGCGCGAGGTTCTCGACCTCGATCAGCCCGTCGCGCTGCTGCTCGTCGCGATCCTCCACTTCATCGCCGACAGCGACGACCCGATCGGGCTCGTCCGCCACTACCTCGACGCCCTCCCCGCCGGCAGCTACCTCGTCGTCTCCCACGCCACCGGTGATCACATGGACCCCGACCAAGCGGACAAAATCACCGATGCCCTAACCCGCGGCGGCGGATCCTTCCAGCTGCGCAGCCACGACGACGTCGCCCGCTTCTTCACCGGCTTGGAGCTCGTGCCCCCGGGCCTGGTCTCCGTCGTCGAATGGCATCCGGCTGCGGACGCGCCGGAGGGCCAGCTAACCGTCAAGGAGGTCTCCATGTGGGCCGGCATCGCACGCCATTCCTGA
- a CDS encoding NUDIX hydrolase: MAVSDTDILGALSSYLERYPEEAELLSEPMQLLAQGGDFASRRNFRMHVTAGALLVRDSATVLLVDHRSYGIPLQPGGHLEPTDASLIEAAKRELIEETGIKADTVVPTSQTPVYVEYGRVPARPQKDEPEHYHLDIGFAFTTADGDIGLLQEAEVTGAAWYPLAAAEQVVGPRIARAVSTPTIG, from the coding sequence GTGGCAGTCAGTGACACAGACATCTTGGGCGCACTGTCCAGCTACCTCGAGCGCTATCCGGAAGAAGCTGAGCTGCTGTCGGAGCCGATGCAACTACTGGCTCAAGGAGGCGACTTCGCGTCGCGGCGAAACTTTCGGATGCACGTCACCGCCGGCGCGCTGCTGGTTCGGGACTCCGCGACGGTGCTGCTCGTAGACCATCGTTCCTATGGAATTCCCCTTCAGCCTGGCGGTCATCTGGAGCCGACCGACGCATCGTTGATCGAGGCGGCAAAGCGTGAGCTGATCGAGGAGACCGGGATCAAGGCCGACACCGTCGTGCCGACGTCGCAGACACCGGTCTACGTCGAGTACGGGAGGGTCCCTGCGCGCCCGCAGAAGGACGAGCCGGAGCACTACCACCTGGACATCGGCTTCGCTTTCACCACCGCTGACGGGGACATAGGTCTCCTCCAGGAGGCGGAGGTGACAGGTGCGGCCTGGTACCCGCTCGCTGCAGCCGAGCAGGTGGTCGGGCCTCGTATCGCACGAGCAGTCAGCACCCCCACGATCGGTTAA
- the fxlM gene encoding methyltransferase, FxLD system, whose amino-acid sequence MMLVGLEVRRGDNVLEAGSGTGYNAALLAHLTGPTGVVTTVDIDEKITAGARAGLARTGYDHVHVVAGDGLLGYRKDGPYDRMIITAGATDIAPAWWRQLAQDARMVVPLRWRGLTRAVAFTFTGGVLRSDRVKMCGFVPLIGQDDAREGAIDADGHVRLEWDADQPIEPHRLRESLACEPVHHWTGVTVRRDNESFDGVWLRLTATEPGTCRITADSTAIETGLCDPGVRSGPAIVEGASFAYFTYRLTDQRAELGAVGHGPHGPDFAERLAAQIHAWDQDRTLVPTITAYPAGTLDHQLADGTVLNKPATRLVITYPMA is encoded by the coding sequence ATGATGCTCGTCGGGCTGGAGGTCCGCCGCGGTGACAACGTCCTGGAGGCCGGCTCTGGCACCGGGTACAACGCGGCGCTGCTCGCGCACCTGACCGGCCCGACCGGTGTGGTTACCACCGTCGACATCGACGAGAAGATCACCGCCGGCGCCCGCGCGGGTCTCGCGCGCACCGGCTACGACCACGTACACGTGGTCGCCGGCGACGGGCTGCTCGGCTACCGCAAGGACGGCCCGTACGACCGGATGATCATCACCGCCGGCGCCACCGACATCGCACCGGCCTGGTGGCGGCAACTCGCCCAAGACGCGCGGATGGTGGTGCCGCTGCGCTGGCGCGGTCTGACCCGCGCGGTCGCGTTCACCTTCACCGGCGGTGTGTTGCGCTCGGACCGGGTGAAGATGTGCGGGTTCGTGCCGCTCATCGGCCAGGACGACGCGCGGGAGGGCGCAATCGACGCCGACGGGCACGTCCGCCTGGAATGGGACGCCGACCAGCCGATCGAGCCCCACCGGCTCCGCGAATCCCTCGCCTGCGAGCCGGTGCACCACTGGACCGGCGTCACCGTGCGCCGCGACAACGAGTCGTTCGACGGGGTGTGGCTGCGCCTGACCGCGACCGAGCCCGGCACCTGCCGCATCACCGCCGACTCCACCGCGATCGAGACCGGCCTCTGCGACCCCGGAGTGCGGTCGGGCCCGGCGATCGTCGAGGGCGCCTCGTTCGCGTACTTCACCTACCGCCTCACCGATCAGCGCGCCGAGCTGGGCGCTGTCGGCCACGGCCCGCACGGCCCGGATTTCGCCGAGCGGTTGGCGGCGCAGATCCACGCGTGGGACCAGGACCGCACGCTAGTCCCGACGATCACCGCCTACCCGGCCGGCACTCTCGACCACCAGCTCGCGGACGGGACGGTGCTCAACAAGCCAGCCACCCGGCTGGTGATCACCTACCCGATGGCCTGA